TTTTGCATTGCGAATACGGTGCCTGGGGGCATCAAAAAGCCAGTATCGATTATCAGGGTACGCCTTATTCGGCCATTGTGTTAATGGAGCATTTGACGTTGAGCGGCGGCCGCCAGCTGGGTGTGGCGTTGATGCACGACAACGAGCATGCCTATTGCTGCCGGGTACTGGATGTTTTAGGTGTGCTGGAAAAGCGGCAATAATCGGCTGGCGATTTTGCATCGTCGGGCGGTTTGTTATTGCAGTTGGTTCAATAGCTGTTGGTAGTCTAGCTGGGCTTGTTCGGCGATAAACAGAGGCCATTTTAACGGGGCTCCGGCATGCGCATCGGTAAACGCAGCGATATAGCGGCTTCGGGTGGTCTGTTGGGACATAATGTTGAGCAACGGAAAGCCTTCGGCCAATAAAATCAGATTCATCAGCAGGCGCGCACACAGGCCGTTATTATGTTGAAAAGGCTGCAGCGATAAGAACCGCAAATGGGCTTCGGCAGCGAATAGCAGCGGGTGCAGAAACGGACCCTCCAGATTAAGCCAGTGTAAGTGTTCCGCCAATAACTGCGGTATCCGGTCGGCTTGCGGCGCCGCATGATCGTTAAGCAAATTGACGTCTTGGTTGCGGTAGGCTCCGCCGGTTTGATTTTGCAGTCCGCGGCACAGCATGCCGTGCAGGATTTGCAGCGCTTCCATCGATAGCAAATTTTGTTCGGCGGCCTGCTCGCGAATGGATTGTATGGCTTGGTAATGGTTTAACGCCGTCAGATTATCCGCCATTGGCTTGCCGGGTAGCATTAGGCCGTTTCTGATCACCATATCGGTTTCGGCTAAATTCAGTGTGCCGCCGTCCAGTGCAATGCTGTCGTGCGTGTAGGCGATATCCAGGCTTTGTTGTAATGCTCGGGGAACCTCGAGACACTGCAAGTGTAGCTCCGCTTTCAGCAAATCGATTTCGGCAAGTAGCAAATCCAGGTTATCGGTATCGGACATCGGCAAGTCTCCTGACAAGTATTAACCTGGCAGCGTTACGCCTCGCAGCTCATAAAACTCTCGTACAAATTCGTCGAAACGCTGTTGTTCTATGGCATCGCGAATACCTTGCATCAGTTCCAGATAATAATGTAGGTTATGGATGGTGTTCAGGCGGGAGCCCAGCATCTCTTTACATTTATCCAAATGTTTCAAATACGAGCGGGAGTAGTTACGGCAGGTGTAACAACTGCAGCTTTCGTCCAATGGGCGGGTATCAAACTGGTATTGCTGGTTTCTAATTTTAATTACGCCGTGGCGGGTAAACAGGTGACCATTGCGAGCGTTGCGGGTCGGCATGACGCAGTCGAACATATCCACGCCGCGCCGCACCGCTTCCACCAAGTCTTCCGGGGTGCCGACACCCATCAGATAGCGCGGGGTTTCCCGCGGCATGTCGGGCATGATCGCATCGAGCGTGGCAAGCATTTCGTGTTTGGGTTCCCCGACCGACAGGCCGCCGATAGCGTAGCCGTCGAAACCGATATTGGTTAAACCGTTAATCGATTCCCGGCGCAATTCGGGATACATGCCGCCCTGCACGATGCCGAATAAGGCGGAATCGTTGCCTTCATGGGCGCGTTTACTGCGTTCCGCCCAGCGCAAGGAAAGACGCATCGAGTCGGCGGCTTGCTGGTAAGTGGCGGGATAGGGAGTGCATTCGTCGAAAATCATTACAATGTCGGAACCCAAATCGCGCTGCACCTGCATCGATTCTTCCGGGCCCATGAAAATTTTGCTGCCGTTGATCGGTGACTTAAAGGTCACGCCCTGTTCGCTGATTTTACGCAGGGCGCCCAGGCTGAAGACTTGAAAGCCGCCGGAGTCGGTCAGAATCGGTTTTTGCCAGCGCATGAAATCGTGCAGGTCACCATGGGCCTTCATAACCTCCATGCCGGGGCGCAGCATTAAATGAAAGGTGTTGCCCAGGATGATTTGCGCATCCAATTCCAGA
This sequence is a window from Methylomonas methanica MC09. Protein-coding genes within it:
- a CDS encoding Fic family protein; amino-acid sequence: MSDTDNLDLLLAEIDLLKAELHLQCLEVPRALQQSLDIAYTHDSIALDGGTLNLAETDMVIRNGLMLPGKPMADNLTALNHYQAIQSIREQAAEQNLLSMEALQILHGMLCRGLQNQTGGAYRNQDVNLLNDHAAPQADRIPQLLAEHLHWLNLEGPFLHPLLFAAEAHLRFLSLQPFQHNNGLCARLLMNLILLAEGFPLLNIMSQQTTRSRYIAAFTDAHAGAPLKWPLFIAEQAQLDYQQLLNQLQ
- the tgt gene encoding tRNA guanosine(34) transglycosylase Tgt, whose product is MEFNLITQDGAARRGQLTFSRGVVETPIFMPVGTYGAVKSLTPEDLLELDAQIILGNTFHLMLRPGMEVMKAHGDLHDFMRWQKPILTDSGGFQVFSLGALRKISEQGVTFKSPINGSKIFMGPEESMQVQRDLGSDIVMIFDECTPYPATYQQAADSMRLSLRWAERSKRAHEGNDSALFGIVQGGMYPELRRESINGLTNIGFDGYAIGGLSVGEPKHEMLATLDAIMPDMPRETPRYLMGVGTPEDLVEAVRRGVDMFDCVMPTRNARNGHLFTRHGVIKIRNQQYQFDTRPLDESCSCYTCRNYSRSYLKHLDKCKEMLGSRLNTIHNLHYYLELMQGIRDAIEQQRFDEFVREFYELRGVTLPG